GTGAAATCAAGGCCATGACCAAGACGTTGGAGGATCGCAACGCGGCTGAGAAAAAAGATTAAAAAGTCGTGCCACGCGCGGGACTTTAGATTAGTCTAGCGTCGTATTTCCAAAACCGTGGTCGCCCAGTCGTAAACTGGCGCGCCGTGGATAAAACAAGAACCATCAATTCGGATCAAACTATGCCAGAAAAAATTGGATTCGTCGGCGTCGGTCGGATGGGCGGCAACATGGCGCGTCGTCTGAAGGAGTGCGGTTACCCAATCGCGGCGGTCTATGATGTCAACACCGCTGCCGCGCAGGCGCTCGCCCAGGAACTCGGGTGCGAAACCGCCACCGCGCCCAAACAAGTGACGAAACTCTCGGATGTCATCATCACCGTCGTGACCGATGACAAGGCGATGAAAAAGATTTTCAACGGCGGCCTATTGTCGCGCGCCAAGGGAAAGCTCTTCATCAACTGCGCCACCATCACGCCGTCGGTTCACGTGTGGGTCGAGCAAAAGTGCGAGAGCAAAGGCGCAAGTTCGCTGGAAGCCTGCATGGCCTCGAGCATCACGCAAGCGCGACAGGGCACGCTTTATCTCATGTGCGGCGGCAAGGCGGAAGTTTTTGAGCGCGCCAAGCCGTTGCTTGAAAAACTTAGCGACGACGGCAAATTGCTTCGTTACGTCGGGTCGGCCGGAAAAGCCGCGCAAGTCAAGGCATTGGTCAACATGGTGATGAACATCAACACCGCCGGTCTGGCCGAAGGCCTTGGTTTGGGTGCCGCGTTGGGACTCGATCTGCCCCTGCTGCGGGAAGTGTTCTCCCAAACCGGCGCGAACTCCCGCGTGCTGCAAACCGACGGTGAAGACATGCAGAACCGCGACCACTCCTGTTTCTTTTCCGCCGCGCACGCCGCCAAGGATTCCGGCATCGCGCTCAAGCTCGGCAAGGCGCAAGGTCTTGTCCTGCCGCTCGCCAACGCCACCAAGAAACAATACGACCGCATGGTGGAGAAAGGGCTGGGCGAACTGGATAAATCGGGCATCGCCGAGTTGACGTTCAAAGACCGGCGCGGCAGCGAGTGACGCCGCCGCCGGTTGCAACAAACAGAAAGTTTTATGCCCAACCTTTACAATAAAGACACGAACGAGTTCGTGGGGATAATCACCGAAGACCAGTTGGATTTCCTGAAGGCGCAACTGGAGGAGGAATCCGCCGAGGACACCGACTATTATCTTAATCGCGATACGCTTGAGCTGTTCGAGCGACAGGGTGCCGATGCCGGTTTGATGGAACTGCTTCGCCGAGCCATGGGCGACAAGGAAGAGGTCGAAGTCCGTTGGGTGAGCTAGCGAATCGCCATGAGCCTGCCCTACTTTTGAAGGGAGGGTGGTGACAATCTAATCAAAATGGCGGGGAATTGTTGTGAGCGAGAATTTGTTTCCTTCTGGACCGTGGGTGGGATTCTATAACTACAGTCCCAACGACAAGCACAGGATGGAGTTGGATCTCGCGTTCGCCAACGGCAAATTAAGCGGCGCTGGCCGCGACGATGTCGGACCGTTCGTCATTAAAGGCGGCTACGACGCGAACACACTTGAAAGTTCCTGGATCAAGACTTACACCGGGTCACATGCGGTTTTCTATCGCGGCTTCCGAGAGGGTAATGGAATTTGGGGAGCGTGGGACATCGGGCCGCTCAACCACGGCGGATTCCACATCTGGCCGCGGCGGGCGGGTGAAGGCGAGGAGCAGAGCGAAGTAACCGAGGCGGAACAACCGCTTGCGGCCATCGGAGAAGAAATCGCGCTGCGGCGCATTGGCAACGAGCCGTGATGCCACCCCGAATCAACAAACCGATCCTACGCCACATCGCCAATCTCTGGACGCTGGTCTGGCATCCCACGAAGAAACGAGAATGGTCGTTGGAACGGAAACTCCGCGCGGTCAAGGAAGCCGGCTTCGATGGCTTCACCACACAACTTACTCCGGCTCACAAGAAGTTGGGCGATAAACTCGGCCTCATCCGCGTCGGTTATTTTTCCTCTGGTAATCCCGCTGAGTTCGCCGCGTTGCTGCGACAACAAAAGGACGCGGGCGCGCATCACATCAACGTCCAACTTGCCGATCACGACACGCCAACCGATGTCGCCATTCGGCTGACGAAGCGGTTGATGATCGAAGCCAAAAAGCTGGACGTTGAGACCGCCGTGGAAGTGCATCGTGACACCTGCACCGAGACGCCTGAAAAAACCTACGCGCTGGCCGACGGTTATCAGCGAGCCACGGGAGAGTTGTTGCCGATGACGTGGGATTATTCGCACCTCGCCATTGTCAAACATCTGTTGCCGCCGTATTGGGAGCGGCTCGGCGTGCGACCGGATTTGATTCTGCGCGCGCAACAGTTTCATTTCCGTCCCTTCAACGGCCATCATTGCCAGGTGCCGGTTACCGATGGGCGAGGCAGATTGACGCCGGAAGTCCTGGACTATCTGCCGTTTGTCGAAAGGGTGATGGAGACGTGGTTGGCCGCGGCGACGCCGGGTCGGGAAATGTTCGCCGTGCCGGAGATGGGACCGCTCTGGCTCGGCTACAATTTGCATTGCCTTCCCAGCAGTTGGGAAGACGCTAAAGTCCTGAGGGTCGAAATTGAAAAATGCTGGCAAAAAGCGTTGAGAAGGTGGAAGCTTTTTCCATGAATTCCCGACAACGAATCCAAGAAGTTTGGAACGCGAAGCTGAACGCCGCCATCCCGTTTGGCTTTGGGCAGGCCAAGCCAAGGCATTTCCGAGACATGGCCGTTCCAGCGTGGCGAAAATTTTTTTCTGGAAAAGAAACGGGGTTGGACGAGGTTTTGCCTCCGTCTCTTCCTTGAGATTCAAGAATATGATGAGCCGACTTGCCTCCCACCCCGCCACCACCGGCTCCGAGCTTACGCTCGCTGCCGACGTCGAGTCGTTCTATCACCTGGCGCACGGTGAACACACTGGCAAGGCCTGCCAGGGCACGGCGTGTTTCGCCGCGCGCCATCTCAACCCCGCGCTCTGGACTGAGGCGAACGCGCAGAATCCGCGCGTCTATTGTCTCGGCGAATGTTTCGCCGCTCCCGCGAAGGGCCAGACGCATCCGCG
Above is a window of Verrucomicrobiota bacterium DNA encoding:
- a CDS encoding NAD(P)-dependent oxidoreductase — its product is MPEKIGFVGVGRMGGNMARRLKECGYPIAAVYDVNTAAAQALAQELGCETATAPKQVTKLSDVIITVVTDDKAMKKIFNGGLLSRAKGKLFINCATITPSVHVWVEQKCESKGASSLEACMASSITQARQGTLYLMCGGKAEVFERAKPLLEKLSDDGKLLRYVGSAGKAAQVKALVNMVMNINTAGLAEGLGLGAALGLDLPLLREVFSQTGANSRVLQTDGEDMQNRDHSCFFSAAHAAKDSGIALKLGKAQGLVLPLANATKKQYDRMVEKGLGELDKSGIAELTFKDRRGSE
- a CDS encoding galactosyldiacylglycerol synthase, with protein sequence MPNLYNKDTNEFVGIITEDQLDFLKAQLEEESAEDTDYYLNRDTLELFERQGADAGLMELLRRAMGDKEEVEVRWVS
- a CDS encoding xylose isomerase encodes the protein MPPRINKPILRHIANLWTLVWHPTKKREWSLERKLRAVKEAGFDGFTTQLTPAHKKLGDKLGLIRVGYFSSGNPAEFAALLRQQKDAGAHHINVQLADHDTPTDVAIRLTKRLMIEAKKLDVETAVEVHRDTCTETPEKTYALADGYQRATGELLPMTWDYSHLAIVKHLLPPYWERLGVRPDLILRAQQFHFRPFNGHHCQVPVTDGRGRLTPEVLDYLPFVERVMETWLAAATPGREMFAVPEMGPLWLGYNLHCLPSSWEDAKVLRVEIEKCWQKALRRWKLFP